A stretch of Heptranchias perlo isolate sHepPer1 chromosome 1, sHepPer1.hap1, whole genome shotgun sequence DNA encodes these proteins:
- the pcdh7b gene encoding protocadherin-7b isoform X2: MSFCFPLLVFLRTAVFLVTAKQALRYRITEEGPADVRIGNVATDLGIAAGSGEVTFSLESGSEYFKIDNITGELSTTGRRTDREKLPQCQMIFDENECFIDFEVSVIGPAQSWVNLYDGRVVIQDINDNTPTFPSPVLTLTVEENRPVGTLYLLPTANDRDFGRNGIERYELLQEEHGEGSAGGRRRSGSGAESESRGGGEGAGAGRSSVFELQVADTPDGDKQPQLIVKGALDREARDSYELTLRVRDGGQPPRSSSALLRVLISDVNDNSPRFERSVYEAELAENSLPGTPILQLRAADLDTGVNGQIEYVFGAATESVRRLLRLDESSGWLSVLHRIDREEVSQLRFSVLAKDRGQPPKADRATVLIGIRDENDNVPLIDIRKIGRIVLRDGVASVAEDVLVDTPIALVQVSDRDQGENGVVTCTIVGDLPFQLKSASESESDQKKKYFLHTSAPLDYESVREYSVVVVAVDSGSPSLSSNNSLLVKVADINDNPPVFSQAVFQVAFPENNSPGDQVATVVASDADDGKNADIAYSLDPSAAGVFSIDPAKGAIVANLVLDREQTERYEFKVVARDKGTPSLQGSATVVVQVKDTNDNEPRFMQDVFTFYVKENLPSNSPVGMVTVMDADEGKNAELSLFIEEDNNIFSIDNDTGTIYSTMAFDREQQTTYSFKVKAIDGGEPPKSSTAMVSLYVMDENDNAPIITFPRNASYTLLPPSSDLRTVVATVQATDRDTGINADLNYSIVGGNPFKLFEIDSASGVISLVGKLTQKHYGLHRLVVQVNDSGQPSQYTTALVHVFVNESVSNATIVEAQITRSLRTSLKQDIAGDPNYEMSKQRLSIVIGVVAGVMTVILIILVVVLARYCRPKKSKNGYEAGKKDPEDFFTPQQHDKSKKPKKDKKNKKSKQPLYSSIVTVEALKPNGQRYDSVNEKLTESPGMGRYRSMNGGPGSPDLARHYKSSSPLPTVQLHPQSPTAGKKHQAVQELPPANTFVGTGDNISIESDHCSEYSCQTNNKYSKQMSQLHPDVLHLSMKL; the protein is encoded by the exons ATGAGTTTCTGTTTCCCGCTGTTGGTTTTCCTGCGGACCGCAGTCTTTCTGGTGACCGCCAAGCAAGCTCTCAGGTACCGGATCACGGAGGAAGGACCGGCCGACGTCCGGATCGGCAATGTGGCCACGGACCTGGGCATCGCGGCGGGTTCGGGCGAGGTGACTTTCAGCTTGGAGTCGGGCTCCGAGTACTTCAAGATCGACAACATCACCGGGGAGTTGAGCACGACCGGCCGGCGCACCGACCGCGAGAAGCTGCCGCAGTGCCAGATGATCTTCGACGAGAACGAATGCTTCATCGACTTCGAGGTGTCGGTGATCGGGCCGGCTCAGAGCTGGGTCAACCTGTACGACGGCAGGGTCGTCATCCAGGACATCAACGACAACACGCCGACCTTCCCCTCGCCCGTGCTCACCCTGACGGTGGAGGAGAACCGGCCGGTCGGGACCCTCTACCTGCTGCCCACCGCCAACGACAGAGACTTCGGGCGCAACGGCATCGAGCGCTACGagctgctgcaggaggagcacggAGAGGGCTCGGCGGGCGGCAGGAGGAGGTCGGGGTCCGGGGCTGAGTCTGAgtcccggggagggggagagggagcgggagcgggcagGAGCAGCGTCTTCGAGTTGCAAGTAGCCGACACCCCGGACGGGGACAAGCAGCCGCAGCTGATCGTCAAGGGAGCCCTGGACCGGGAGGCGAGGGACTCGTACGAGTTGACGCTGCGGGTGCGGGACGGGGGCCAgcccccccgctcctcctccgccctgCTGCGGGTCCTCATCTCGGACGTCAACGACAACAGCCCCCGCTTCGAGAGGAGCGTCTACGAAGCGGAGCTGGCGGAGAACAGCCTGCCCGGGACCCCCATCCTGCAGCTGCGGGCAGCCGACCTGGACACGGGGGTCAACGGGCAGATCGAGTACGTGTTCGGCGCGGCCACCGAGTCGGTGCGGCGCCTGCTGCGGCTGGACGAGAGCAGCGGCTGGCTGAGCGTCCTGCACCGCATCGACCGGGAGGAGGTGAGCCAGCTCCGCTTCAGCGTGCTGGCCAAGGACAGGGGGCAGCCCCCCAAGGCGGACCGGGCCACCGTGCTCATCGGCATCAGGGACGAGAACGACAACGTGCCCCTGATCGACATCCGCAAGATCGGCCGCATCGTGCTGAGGGACGGGGTGGCGAGCGTGGCCGAGGACGTGCTGGTGGACACCCCCATCGCCCTGGTCCAAGTGTCGGACCGGGACCAAGGGGAGAACGGCGTGGTCACCTGCACCATCGTGGGCGACTTGCCGTTCCAGCTCAAGTCGGCCAGCGAGTCGGAGAGCGACCAGAAGAAGAAATACTTCCTGCACACTTCGGCCCCTCTGGACTACGAGTCGGTGAGGGAGTATTCGGTGGTGGTCGTGGCGGTGGACTCGGGCAGCCCCAGCCTCTCCAGCAACAACTCGCTGCTCGTCAAAGTCGCCGACATCAACGACAACCCACCCGTCTTCTCGCAAGCGGTCTTCCAAGTCGCCTTCCCCGAGAACAACTCGCCCGGAGACCAAGTGGCCACCGTGGTGGCCTCGGACGCAGATGACGGTAAAAACGCTGACATCGCGTACTCGTTGGACCCTTCTGCCGCCGGGGTCTTCTCCATCGACCCAGCCAAGGGAGCCATCGTGGCGAATCTGGTTCTGGACAGGGAGCAAACTGAACGGTACGAATTCAAAGTGGTGGCGAGAGACAAAGGTACCCCCAGCCTCCAGGGCAGTGCCACGGTGGTGGTCCAGGTGAAGGACACGAACGACAACGAGCCCAGGTTCATGCAAGATGTTTTTACTTTTTACGTTAAAGAAAACTTACCATCAAACAGCCCTGTTGGGATGGTCACTGTGATGGATGCTGATGAAGGGAAGAACGCGGAGCTGAGTCTCTTTATTGAAGAAGACAATAACATTTTCTCCATAGACAATGACACGGGCACCATTTACTCCACCATGGCCTTCGACAGGGAGCAGCAGACTACATACTCGTTCAAAGTGAAAGCCATCGATGGCGGAGAGCCCCCTAAATCTTCAACGGCTATGGTATCGCTCTATGTCATGGATGAAAATGACAATGCACCCATTATCACTTTCCCCAGAAATGCATCTTACACTCTGCTACCCCCTTCTAGTGACTTACGAACGGTAGTGGCTACAGTCCAAGCTACAGATAGAGACACTGGGATCAATGCTGACCTCAACTATAGCATTGTGGGAGGAAATCCCTTTAAACTTTTCGAGATTGATTCTGCCAGTGGTGTAATCTCTTTGGTGGGAAAGCTAACCCAGAAGCATTATGGACTACATCGGTTGGTCGTGCAGGTTAATGATAGTGGGCAACCTTCGCAGTATACCACGGCACTGGTTCATGTCTTTGTGAATGAAAGTGTTTCAAATGCTACAATAGTGGAAGCTCAGATAACTAGAAGTCTTCGCACTTCACTGAAGCAAGACATTGCAGGTGATCCAAATTATGAGATGAGCAAGCAACGACTTAGCATTGTGATTGGGGTTGTTGCTGGCGTCATGACAGTGATTTTAATCATCTTGGTTGTGGTTTTGGCAAGATACTGTAGACCTAAAAAATCCAAGAATGGATATGAGGCCGGCAAAAAGGATCCTGAAGACTTTTTCACCCCCCAGCAACACGACAAGTCTAAGAAACCCAAGAAGGACAAAAAGAACAAAAAGTCCAAACAACCTCTGTACAGTAGCATTGTGACTGTGGAAGCATTAAAACCAAATGGACAGAGATATGACAGTGTGAATGAAAAACTTACAGAGAGTCCTGGCATGGGACGCTATCGCTCCATGAATGGTGGACCAGGGAGTCCTGATCTAGCTAGGCATTACAAATCTAGCTCTCCATTGCCAACAGTTCAGCTTCACCCCCAGTCACCTACTGCAGGGAAAAAACATCAGGCAGTGCAAGAACTACCACCAGCCAATACCTTCGTAGGGACAGGAGACAACATCTCAATTGAATCAGACCATTGCTCTGAATACAGCTGTCAGACCAATAACAAGTACAGCAAGCAG ATGAGTCAACTTCATCCAGATGTGCTGCATCTATCCATGAAGCTATAA
- the pcdh7b gene encoding protocadherin-7b isoform X3: MSFCFPLLVFLRTAVFLVTAKQALRYRITEEGPADVRIGNVATDLGIAAGSGEVTFSLESGSEYFKIDNITGELSTTGRRTDREKLPQCQMIFDENECFIDFEVSVIGPAQSWVNLYDGRVVIQDINDNTPTFPSPVLTLTVEENRPVGTLYLLPTANDRDFGRNGIERYELLQEEHGEGSAGGRRRSGSGAESESRGGGEGAGAGRSSVFELQVADTPDGDKQPQLIVKGALDREARDSYELTLRVRDGGQPPRSSSALLRVLISDVNDNSPRFERSVYEAELAENSLPGTPILQLRAADLDTGVNGQIEYVFGAATESVRRLLRLDESSGWLSVLHRIDREEVSQLRFSVLAKDRGQPPKADRATVLIGIRDENDNVPLIDIRKIGRIVLRDGVASVAEDVLVDTPIALVQVSDRDQGENGVVTCTIVGDLPFQLKSASESESDQKKKYFLHTSAPLDYESVREYSVVVVAVDSGSPSLSSNNSLLVKVADINDNPPVFSQAVFQVAFPENNSPGDQVATVVASDADDGKNADIAYSLDPSAAGVFSIDPAKGAIVANLVLDREQTERYEFKVVARDKGTPSLQGSATVVVQVKDTNDNEPRFMQDVFTFYVKENLPSNSPVGMVTVMDADEGKNAELSLFIEEDNNIFSIDNDTGTIYSTMAFDREQQTTYSFKVKAIDGGEPPKSSTAMVSLYVMDENDNAPIITFPRNASYTLLPPSSDLRTVVATVQATDRDTGINADLNYSIVGGNPFKLFEIDSASGVISLVGKLTQKHYGLHRLVVQVNDSGQPSQYTTALVHVFVNESVSNATIVEAQITRSLRTSLKQDIAGDPNYEMSKQRLSIVIGVVAGVMTVILIILVVVLARYCRPKKSKNGYEAGKKDPEDFFTPQQHDKSKKPKKDKKNKKSKQPLYSSIVTVEALKPNGQRYDSVNEKLTESPGMGRYRSMNGGPGSPDLARHYKSSSPLPTVQLHPQSPTAGKKHQAVQELPPANTFVGTGDNISIESDHCSEYSCQTNNKYSKQVYFELPQMDSAR, translated from the exons ATGAGTTTCTGTTTCCCGCTGTTGGTTTTCCTGCGGACCGCAGTCTTTCTGGTGACCGCCAAGCAAGCTCTCAGGTACCGGATCACGGAGGAAGGACCGGCCGACGTCCGGATCGGCAATGTGGCCACGGACCTGGGCATCGCGGCGGGTTCGGGCGAGGTGACTTTCAGCTTGGAGTCGGGCTCCGAGTACTTCAAGATCGACAACATCACCGGGGAGTTGAGCACGACCGGCCGGCGCACCGACCGCGAGAAGCTGCCGCAGTGCCAGATGATCTTCGACGAGAACGAATGCTTCATCGACTTCGAGGTGTCGGTGATCGGGCCGGCTCAGAGCTGGGTCAACCTGTACGACGGCAGGGTCGTCATCCAGGACATCAACGACAACACGCCGACCTTCCCCTCGCCCGTGCTCACCCTGACGGTGGAGGAGAACCGGCCGGTCGGGACCCTCTACCTGCTGCCCACCGCCAACGACAGAGACTTCGGGCGCAACGGCATCGAGCGCTACGagctgctgcaggaggagcacggAGAGGGCTCGGCGGGCGGCAGGAGGAGGTCGGGGTCCGGGGCTGAGTCTGAgtcccggggagggggagagggagcgggagcgggcagGAGCAGCGTCTTCGAGTTGCAAGTAGCCGACACCCCGGACGGGGACAAGCAGCCGCAGCTGATCGTCAAGGGAGCCCTGGACCGGGAGGCGAGGGACTCGTACGAGTTGACGCTGCGGGTGCGGGACGGGGGCCAgcccccccgctcctcctccgccctgCTGCGGGTCCTCATCTCGGACGTCAACGACAACAGCCCCCGCTTCGAGAGGAGCGTCTACGAAGCGGAGCTGGCGGAGAACAGCCTGCCCGGGACCCCCATCCTGCAGCTGCGGGCAGCCGACCTGGACACGGGGGTCAACGGGCAGATCGAGTACGTGTTCGGCGCGGCCACCGAGTCGGTGCGGCGCCTGCTGCGGCTGGACGAGAGCAGCGGCTGGCTGAGCGTCCTGCACCGCATCGACCGGGAGGAGGTGAGCCAGCTCCGCTTCAGCGTGCTGGCCAAGGACAGGGGGCAGCCCCCCAAGGCGGACCGGGCCACCGTGCTCATCGGCATCAGGGACGAGAACGACAACGTGCCCCTGATCGACATCCGCAAGATCGGCCGCATCGTGCTGAGGGACGGGGTGGCGAGCGTGGCCGAGGACGTGCTGGTGGACACCCCCATCGCCCTGGTCCAAGTGTCGGACCGGGACCAAGGGGAGAACGGCGTGGTCACCTGCACCATCGTGGGCGACTTGCCGTTCCAGCTCAAGTCGGCCAGCGAGTCGGAGAGCGACCAGAAGAAGAAATACTTCCTGCACACTTCGGCCCCTCTGGACTACGAGTCGGTGAGGGAGTATTCGGTGGTGGTCGTGGCGGTGGACTCGGGCAGCCCCAGCCTCTCCAGCAACAACTCGCTGCTCGTCAAAGTCGCCGACATCAACGACAACCCACCCGTCTTCTCGCAAGCGGTCTTCCAAGTCGCCTTCCCCGAGAACAACTCGCCCGGAGACCAAGTGGCCACCGTGGTGGCCTCGGACGCAGATGACGGTAAAAACGCTGACATCGCGTACTCGTTGGACCCTTCTGCCGCCGGGGTCTTCTCCATCGACCCAGCCAAGGGAGCCATCGTGGCGAATCTGGTTCTGGACAGGGAGCAAACTGAACGGTACGAATTCAAAGTGGTGGCGAGAGACAAAGGTACCCCCAGCCTCCAGGGCAGTGCCACGGTGGTGGTCCAGGTGAAGGACACGAACGACAACGAGCCCAGGTTCATGCAAGATGTTTTTACTTTTTACGTTAAAGAAAACTTACCATCAAACAGCCCTGTTGGGATGGTCACTGTGATGGATGCTGATGAAGGGAAGAACGCGGAGCTGAGTCTCTTTATTGAAGAAGACAATAACATTTTCTCCATAGACAATGACACGGGCACCATTTACTCCACCATGGCCTTCGACAGGGAGCAGCAGACTACATACTCGTTCAAAGTGAAAGCCATCGATGGCGGAGAGCCCCCTAAATCTTCAACGGCTATGGTATCGCTCTATGTCATGGATGAAAATGACAATGCACCCATTATCACTTTCCCCAGAAATGCATCTTACACTCTGCTACCCCCTTCTAGTGACTTACGAACGGTAGTGGCTACAGTCCAAGCTACAGATAGAGACACTGGGATCAATGCTGACCTCAACTATAGCATTGTGGGAGGAAATCCCTTTAAACTTTTCGAGATTGATTCTGCCAGTGGTGTAATCTCTTTGGTGGGAAAGCTAACCCAGAAGCATTATGGACTACATCGGTTGGTCGTGCAGGTTAATGATAGTGGGCAACCTTCGCAGTATACCACGGCACTGGTTCATGTCTTTGTGAATGAAAGTGTTTCAAATGCTACAATAGTGGAAGCTCAGATAACTAGAAGTCTTCGCACTTCACTGAAGCAAGACATTGCAGGTGATCCAAATTATGAGATGAGCAAGCAACGACTTAGCATTGTGATTGGGGTTGTTGCTGGCGTCATGACAGTGATTTTAATCATCTTGGTTGTGGTTTTGGCAAGATACTGTAGACCTAAAAAATCCAAGAATGGATATGAGGCCGGCAAAAAGGATCCTGAAGACTTTTTCACCCCCCAGCAACACGACAAGTCTAAGAAACCCAAGAAGGACAAAAAGAACAAAAAGTCCAAACAACCTCTGTACAGTAGCATTGTGACTGTGGAAGCATTAAAACCAAATGGACAGAGATATGACAGTGTGAATGAAAAACTTACAGAGAGTCCTGGCATGGGACGCTATCGCTCCATGAATGGTGGACCAGGGAGTCCTGATCTAGCTAGGCATTACAAATCTAGCTCTCCATTGCCAACAGTTCAGCTTCACCCCCAGTCACCTACTGCAGGGAAAAAACATCAGGCAGTGCAAGAACTACCACCAGCCAATACCTTCGTAGGGACAGGAGACAACATCTCAATTGAATCAGACCATTGCTCTGAATACAGCTGTCAGACCAATAACAAGTACAGCAAGCAG GTCTATTTTGAGTTGCCCCAAATGGACAGCGCTAGATAA